One Bacillus sp. 1780r2a1 DNA segment encodes these proteins:
- a CDS encoding DUF2750 domain-containing protein, giving the protein MMVEQSIFQQLVNASAHDRYTYFIEQVIKCKRVWIVLDEHNQVKMTGNDDNKRLVPVWPCKEYAQCCLQHAPSGCRVIAISLDTFMNELLLGMKKKGMLSSVFWNGLDTIIIGVDQLLFDLEWEIGKTEIIH; this is encoded by the coding sequence ATGATGGTAGAACAATCAATATTTCAGCAATTAGTAAATGCTTCTGCTCATGATCGCTACACGTATTTTATCGAGCAAGTAATTAAATGCAAACGAGTTTGGATTGTTCTTGATGAACATAATCAGGTAAAGATGACTGGAAATGATGATAACAAGCGGTTAGTACCCGTATGGCCTTGCAAAGAATATGCACAGTGCTGCTTACAGCATGCACCATCTGGTTGCAGAGTCATTGCTATTTCTCTTGATACATTTATGAATGAACTCTTACTAGGTATGAAGAAAAAGGGCATGTTATCCTCTGTATTTTGGAATGGGTTAGATACCATTATTATCGGTGTTGATCAGCTATTGTTCGACTTAGAGTGGGAAATTGGAAAGACAGAGATTATTCATTAA
- a CDS encoding YndM family protein, with translation MKHISIIVVKFISCIIAFAIGLDLFFDATFVDILSFSAFVTAASYILGDRIILPALGNKAATAFDFILTYMSVWVFGTILLNNYMQIAWGSILSATIITGVEVLVHRYSLAHFFQNRTRAVKRTEFRKGFAYSTEFAEEHDSDIHDPQKK, from the coding sequence ATGAAGCACATTTCCATTATCGTCGTAAAATTCATTTCATGTATAATTGCATTCGCCATTGGACTAGACTTATTTTTCGATGCAACGTTTGTTGACATTTTATCGTTTAGCGCTTTTGTAACCGCTGCATCTTACATATTAGGTGATCGCATTATTCTTCCTGCTTTAGGTAATAAAGCAGCTACTGCTTTTGATTTCATCTTAACCTACATGAGCGTATGGGTGTTCGGGACAATTTTATTGAATAACTATATGCAAATAGCATGGGGAAGCATTTTATCAGCAACGATTATTACTGGTGTTGAAGTGCTTGTACACCGCTACTCACTAGCGCATTTCTTCCAAAATCGAACGCGTGCTGTAAAAAGAACAGAGTTTCGAAAAGGATTTGCATATAGTACCGAATTTGCAGAAGAACATGATTCAGATATTCATGATCCTCAAAAAAAATAA